The segment CCGTTTCCTGGTCTAGCGAAATCGACCGGCCTGAAGACAGGCACCGGATCATGATGAGGAGAGGATCATTGGACCAGTCGCAGGCACGCGCGGTGCTCTCCGCGCCACTCACGATCAACAGCGTGACGCTTCCGAACCGGATCGTCATGGGGCCGATGGCCGCGAACTCGCCCGAGCCGGACGGGCGTCCGGGCGACCAGACCGTCGCCTTCTTCGAGCGCCGCGCACGGGGCGGCGTCGGCATGATCATCGCGGGCGGCGTCAACTCGACCAGGCGCTCCTACGAAGAGACATGGTTTCGACCGCTGCTCAGGCTCGAAACGGACGAATTCCTGCCGGAATTCCGCAAGGTCGCGGACGCCGTGCACGCGCATGACATCCCGCTCATCGCCGAGATCATGCCGGGCTTCGGCCGCATGGGCGTGCCGGGCAAGACGCGGCCGATCATCTCGGCAAGCCCGATGAACGTCGTCATACCAGAGCAGAATTTTCCCAATGGCGTCATCGTGCCGGGGGGACGCTCGACGCCCGTGCCCGATGAAGCGAGCATCGCCGAGATCGAAGCGTTCGAGCAGGAGATGATCCTGACCGCCGAGCGGGCAATGCGGGCCGGATGGGACGGCGTCGAAGTCGCCGCGCATATGAGCTATTTCGCGTCCTCCTTCCTCTCCCCGCGGACCAACTGGCGCACCGACCGATATGGCGGATCGGTCGAGAATCGCGCCCGCTTCCTGGTGAACATCGTCGCCGGGATCCGCCGCAAGCTCGGCAACCATTTCGTCGTCGGCCTACGCATCATTGCCAACGATTATATGGAACCCAGCCCCGGCCCCGAGGGGTTCGCCGCGATCGCGAAAAAGGTCGAGGAGGCAGGGATCGATTATGTCGCGCTGTCCACCGGCTGTTACGAAAGGATGGCCGACAGCGCACCGATGGTCGACGGAGCCCTGATCGACAGCGGCGATGCGATGATCTTCAAGAAGGCGCTCTCGGTGCCGGTCCTGCTCCAGGGGCTGCACGATCCGATGAACGCGGCGCGCGCGATAGCGGAGGGGCATGGCGACGCGGTGATGCTCGCGCGCCAGATGCTGGCCGATCCCGATTATGCCCGAAAGGCGACGGACGGGGATTTCGAGAAGATCGTCCGCTGCGATCGCGGCAATTACTGCATGCGGCGGCTGGTGCTCGGGATGCCGATCCGCTGCAAGCTCAACCCCCAGATGGGCCGGGAGAGCCGACGCGGCGCCGTCCCCCCGCCGGATCGGCTGATCAAGGCGCCGATCGAACAAGCGGTGCTTGCCGCGACCGGTTCGCCGACGCTCATGGGCATCGCCGGCAAGTTCGTCCGCAAATCCCACTGAGCGCAGAAGGCCGCCTTAGACCGGCCGCTTCTCGATCGGGAGCTCCGAAACGCGCTCATCGAAGTCGCGCAACCGGCTTGCGAAGGCCTCCGGCTGTTCGAGCGGGACGAGGTGGGCCGCGCTCGATACGGTGCATGACCGGCCGTGCGGGACGGCGAGCGCCATGCTCTCCGCATCCGCCGCACTGAAGCCTCCGTCCTGGTCTCCGGTGATGACCAGCGTGGCCGCGCGGATTCGCCCCAGATCGTCGCGGCGATCCGAATCGCGTAGCGCGGCGAACGCATCCGCGAACCCCTCAGCGTCCGTATCGAGCATGTCCGACAGGCGCTCCGTGAACCATTCGGGGCGGAGCCTTCGGGTTTCGGGTGCGACCCAGCGGCCGAGCATGTCGCGCGCGATCTCCGCGAAGCGACCGGCGCGGGCAGCGGCGATGACCTCTTCAAATCGCTCGCGCGGCAGCGGGATCTTCGCAGGCGCGTTCGCCAGCGCAAGCCAGGTCCAGCGATCGGGGACGGCGGCGCCGAGATGCATGGACGTCGCGCTGCCCATCGAGCAGCCGGCGACCGCGGCCCGATCGACGCCGAGATGATCGAGGATCGCCTCCACGTCGCCGGCGAGCTGTTCGATGCTCGTCTCGCCGCCCCGGCCCGAGCCACCATGCCCCCGCGCGTCGGGAACGATCAGACGGAAGCGATCCTGCAACCGGTCGACCACGGCGCGCCAGAAGCGTCCATCGAAGCCGATGGGATGAAGCAGGACGATCGCGGGCCCGTCGGGTGCTCCCGCGACATATCCCGTGAGGGAAACCCCGTCGGCGGCTTTGGCGCCGAACGGCTCGTAACGGGTGGGACTGCTCGCCAATGTGAGTCTCGCCTATGTTTCTGCGATACGAAGCACGTTCGATTGGCCAGGCGGCCCTTCAATGAAAAGGGTGCGCCAGTCGCCCGGCGCACCCCTCATGGCTGGTTCGAACGATTAGAACTTGTAACCGACGCGAACGCCATAGGTCCGCGGCGGCCGCAGGCTTTCGACGACGAGCTGGCTGGCGCGCGGGTGAGGCGTCGAGAAGCTCACCACGTTCCTGTCGGTAAGGTTATTCACGAAGCCGGAGATGGTGATGCCGGGATTCCTCAGCTCGAGGCTCACCTGGGCGTCCGCCATGAAATAGCCCTTTTGCGACTGCTGCGGCAGTTGCTCGAAGCCGGTGAAGATCTTCGACTGATAGCGCCCGTCCAGATTGATCACGATCCGGCTGGAGTCACCCAGATCGAAAATCTGCTCGATGCCGCCCGTCAGCGACAATTCCGGCGCGTTGATCGCACGGCGCCCGCTGCAGTTCACGATGAACTGGCTGCCGTCGCCATTCGGCGCGAACGCGCATCCGGTGACGGGCGGGCCGAGATTCGACGGATTCGCGTACGTGAAGTTGCGATATTTGGCATCGAGATACTGCACGGTTCCGCTGACGGTCGTGCCCCCGCCCAGACGGCCGCGGACTTCCACCTCGAAACCCCGGATTCGCGACTTGCCGACATTCTCGGTCACGAACTCCGTCCCGCCCTGGCTGTTGAGCCGGAAGTGGGAAACCTGCTGGTTCTTATAATTCCACCAGAACCCTTCGATGTTGACCTGCAGGCGATTGTTCAGGAAGCGATTCTTCGATCCCAGGGTGATCGCGTTGATCGTTTCCGGCTGATAGACCGGATTGTCGATAGAGCTGAAGAAGCCGCCAGATTTGAAGCCGGTCTCATAGCTGGCGTACAGCAGCGATTGCGGACCGAGATCATATTCGACCCCGACGCGATAGGTGAGCTTCTTGAACTTCTTGCTGGGCGTCAGCACCGGACGCGAGTCCTGGATGATCGCGCCCGCGGTTCCCCAGGGCAGGACCGGTATCGGATCGCCGTTGGGAAGGATCAGCGATGAAGGCACCAGCGATTGCACGGGCAGGGCCGGGGTATTGCCGATGCAGTTGCCACCAGCGAAAACGGCCGGGCAGACCACGATCGGGTTGTAGGAGTCGATCAGCGCCCGCTTGTCGTCGATCGTATAGCGAAGCCCGCCGGTCAGGCGAAAGCTATCGGTGACCTTGTACGTCAGGCGGCCAAATCCCGCGTAGCTGTCCGTGTTGCTGTCGAACAGGCCATAGGCCGCGAAATATTGCTGGTTGAAGTTGGCGCGCTCGACGGCATGTTCGCCGAGATAATATAGCCCGACGATGTAGCTCAGCGGAGCGTCGCCATCCGAAGCCAGGCGCGCCTCGATCGTCGTCTGGTCGGCCTTCAGACCTTCGAGGAAGGCGAAGCCTCCGCCATAACCAAGGGTATCGATATCCGCCCGACGATAGGCCGGCAGGATCGTGAGCGTCCCGATCGGCGTATTGATGTCGGCTTGTGCATAAAAGCCGAAATAGGTGTTGTCGCTATAGGCATCGTTCGGAAGCGGATGAAGGAAATTGCCCGCGAGGAACGAAAAACTGCTGCCGAATATGGCCTGAGCGGGTGCGTCCGCGAGCCCGATGCGCTTGTCCCGATCAAGTCCGTTGACCGTTGCGCCCGCACCGCGACCGCCGACATGCGCCACGTCTGCGCCAAGCGTCAGCTTGAATGTGTCGGTCAGTTGCGATGCGAACTGGATCCGCCCGGCGCGGGTACGATCGTCGCTGGTGCCGTCGGAATAATAGCCGTCATGGTTGGAGAAATATCCCGACACGCGAATCGCGGAGCGTTCGTCGACCCCGATGTTGAGCGCGGCGGTGAGTTTCTTGGCATCGAAATTGCCGTATTCCGCATTCACATAGCCACTCGTTTCGCCGAACACCGGCTTGGCGGTGATGATGTTGACGGCACCGCCGGTCGCGTTGCGGCCGTAGAGCGTGCCCTGCGGCCCCTTCAGGACCTCGATGCGCTCCAGGTCGTAGAAGAAGCCCTGGATGGCGCTGCTGCGGGCGATCGCAACACCGTCCAGATTGACCGACACCGCCGCATCGCTGAGCGAGTTGGTGGTGAAGTTGCCAACGCCGCGCAGATAGAGTTGCGTCGAGGTACCTGCCAGCGTGCTGACTTGCAGGGCCGGCGCCACGCGCGTGATCTGGTTGGTGTCGGACACGCCGAGCCGGACCAGGGCTTCGGCGGGAACCGCAGTGATGGCAATCGCTGCCCGCTGTAGATTCTCTGAGCGGCGCTGGGCCGTGACCACGATCTCGCCCAGCCCGCCATTATCGGACGGATCGGCCTCCGCCGCTACGGCGCCGGCGGCATCGCCGGTTGCCGGTCGATTATCCTGCGCAAACGCCGGACTGGCCATGAGCCAAAGCCATGCACCACCGACGGCAGTCGACGCGGCGAACAAAGATCTTAACTTCACTATCCCCTCCCTCGGACTAGCTTATTTATCCGTTATATACGAGACGCACCGTTTTGATGTCAATTGGCTGATATGCGAGTTTTCGGGAGAGCGTTTGAACGGCCGAAGCTTGCGCTGAAATGGCGCGAGGGCCCAGGTTGGTATTTGCGATACGTAAAGTATAGAAAATAATTTAGCGACCCTTGGGAGAGGGTGTCAGAACTCCTATGTGTCTCGAGCAGAATCGCAGCCGTCGGTGAGAATAAGCTTGCTTGCCGGTGGAGCCCCCCGGGGCAGTAGCGCGCGGCCCACTTCGCCAAGTCACGAAGCTCAGGCCTTTGCCGAAACGATCATGGTGATAGGGAAACCCGGAGCCCCGGGGCAGGGTTAATCGATGAGCTGACCAGCGGGCACGCCGAAGGGGGCAGCCAGTTTCTCAACGACCTTCACCGTCGGATTCCGCGCCCCGCGCTCGATGTCGCTGATATAGGTGCGGTGGATGCCTGCCTCATCGGCATAGGCTTCCTGGCTCCAGCCCTTCTCTTCGCGAAGGCGGCGCACATTCTGTCCCAGGCGCTTGCATATATCCACGCCGAGACACAGACACGCGTGTCGACGATCGATCTACAGACGATCAGTGACAATTCGGTTGACCGACACGTCTTTCCGAGCATTGGTCATATCACTTATCGACGACAGAGCATGTGGAGCTCGTCGTCCGAGGGGAGATAGGGGCGACAGGGGCTGACCCGAAGTGTCGCCCACGGACCGGGGGGACGTGATCGAAATGGATAGTTGGCAAGCCGACACCGTCACGATGAAGCGCATGACCTATCAACAGGCGCTCTCCTGGGTCGAGCATCATAGCGGCCTGACCGACGTTCAAACCTGCCTGATGACCCTGCGGCACCTGGAGATCATTCGGGATGAAACACGGATCGAGCGCTTTTCGCGCGAGGCGGGCGTGGAACTGACCGACCAAAACCGGGAAGCCGTCATCGCCGCCCTGACCTGGGTGGAAAAGAGCCGCGCCTGACGCTTGCCATGGCCTTCTAAGCGCGTCGCTGGCGCCAGCCACCAATAGTCGCCCAGCGACAATGACCCGCGCATAACAGCACGGTCCACCTCACCGGCGATGATGTCCATCGAAGGCGGAAACGCCCGTCGTCGATGTGCTGACCGACAAGGGCTGCGAACGTCCCGACGCCCCATAACGGTCGGATGACGCGCCCCGCGCTCCATCTCCCTCACATAGGAGAGATAGATACCGTCCCCTCTCATTCCACTTGCAGTTCAGCCGCAAGCTGAGCATGTCAGTCCTGCTCCCGCAATACTCGGGGGCGGGGCCTAGTAACCCCCAATGCAAAGCACCTCGGTCGAAATCATCGGCCGGGTGGCACACGCGTATGTCCAGCCGGCAACGGTAAAGGCGTGTGCGCTCTGTGCTTTGCCAGGGTTTACTAGCATCCGGCTTTGGCCGTCGCCCCGAGAGGACATAGGCGCGACGAGATAGGCCAAGGCCGACGGCGTCGCCCAGGAAGACGGGGGACGCAATGATTTTGAGCTTCAACGATCTGCTCTTGAAAACGGGCTTTGACCTTTCCGAGGTGCGCCTGCTGCGCCACCAGACCAGGACGCCGCAAGGGCGGACGCCCTATCTGCTATGGCGCGATGATCGGGCCGCCTTTGATGATTATCAGTCGGTTCAAACGGCGGCGAACCGGACGAAGCTGGGAGCCCCCTGCTGGGCGACGTTCGTCGTACCTCCATCGGGCGGCACCTTGTTTGCCGGCCTATATCGTGCCGAACGCCTCGGGCCGTCTCCGAAGGATAGGGTAGACCCCCTCTTCAAGCGGACCGACGCTGAGCTGACCGCCGACGAACTGGATGCATATCGCCTGACTTTATCGTCGCCGCTCAATGACTATGTCGGCAAGGTCTGGATCGATTGGGGCCTGGCGGCCCGTAGCTGGATCCAACGTTCCGACAAGCAGGACAAGGCCATCGAGGCGATCACCGAATTTCGCGAGGACGCCTTTCCAGGCTACACGCACTTCATTGCCAATATATCGGACATTCCTACGCTACCGCGCAGCTGGGCCGAGGCGCTTCGAGCAGCCCAAGGGATATATTTGCTCACGTCCGACCGGACCGGCGAATGGTATGTCGGCTCGGCAACCAGCAGCGACGGCGGGTTTCTCGCCCGCTGGCTGGCTTATGCCGCCGACGGGCATGGTGGCAATATCGGTCTGAAGAGCAGCGAGCCGAGCGACTATCAGGTCAGCATCCTCGAGGTCGTGGGATCTGCGACGACCCTGAAGGATACCCTCGCCATCGAAGCACTATGGAAGCGCAAACTTCAAAGCCGAGAGATGGGCAGCCTGCAGCGAAATTGATCGGAGGCAGATATGAGCCGTCGACCTAACGGCGTTCCTTATCTCGCCGCCGGCGCGGCGGTCGGGCTCGTCTCGGCCATCATGGTCGCGGTCAACCTCGTGCGGCTGGTCTGGGCGGTCGGTGGCCTGGCGGTCTCGCTGATGCGCCTGGCCTATCTCACCGTCTTCGATCGCCCCGGCCGGTCATAACCGAGGCGGCGGAGCTCTAACGCCCCGCCGCCGCCCGTGACCACGATGTTGGAAGGCGAGCTACTCGGCGGCCTCAATGGCGCCGTCGCGGTTCGACCGGTCCAGGCCGACCTCCTCGAAGGTCTTCCCGCTCTCGGCATGGATCGCCGGCTTGCCGGTCATCTGCTGCCAGCGGAGGATGGCGACATCGACATAGCCCGGGTCGAGTTCGATGCCGCAGGCGATGCGCCCGACCGCCTGGGCCGCGACCAGGGTCGTGCCCGACCCCATGAACGGATCGAAGACGAGGTCGCCGCGCTTGGTGACGTCCTGCAGCGCATCGACGACGAGCTCGACCGGCTTGGGCGTTGGATGGTCCGCGAGCGCCTTGCCGGCCGACGAGCCCTTCCGGCTGGCGCCGGCATAGGTCCAGAGGTTCGTCCGGTTGCGACCGTTCTTGCCCAGCAGGACATTGTTGGTCGCCAGCGTCGGCTCGGTGCAGAAGACGACGACCTCCTCATAGGCCGAGCGATAGAGGCTGCCCATGCCGCCGCTCCCCTTGTGCCAGACCGCCTTGTTGATGCGGTGGAACCCGGCATCGCGTCCGGCGAGCATCAGCAGGTCGACCTGGCGCCAGTCCATGCAGGCGAAGATCACCGCCCCGGGCGAGGCATGCTCGCGGCAGCGCAGGAGATAGTCGCCGAGGAAGGTGCGGAACTGGTCGTCGGACATCTCGCCGACGCCCATGGCGAAGTCCTTATGTCTGGTCCGACCGAGCCCGCTCACCACCCCTTCGATCTTGATGTTGTAGGGCGGGTCCGAGAAGACCCCGTCGATCGTCCGGCCGTCGAGGAGCAGCGCATAGCTGCCGGGATCGAGGGCGTCGCCACAGAGGAGGCGGTGCCCGTCGAGCAACCATAGGTCGCCCGGTTCGGAGACCGGCATCCTGGGCCGTTCGGGCACGTGCTCGTCGACACTCGCCAGCGCCGGTTCCTCGTCAAGGATGAGGTCGAGCTCACCCGGATCGAAGCCGGTCAGGACGAGATCGAGGTCGACCAGCTGAAGCTCCTCGAGCTCGACCGACAGCTCGTCCAGGTCCCATTCGCCGGTCTCCTGGATCCGGTTGAGGGCGATCCGCGCGAGGCGCAGCTCCTCGGGCGACAGATGGTCGATGATCACGCACGCGATGTCGGGCAACCCCATGCGCCGTGCGACCTCGACGAGGATATGGCCGTCGACGATCTTGCCGTCGGCCGAGATGATCACCGGCTTGAGGAAGCCGAGCTGCGAGACCGACCGCATCACCCGCTCGAGCTGAGCAGGCGAGGTGCGGCGGGTGCGGCGGTCGGCATCCTTCAACCGGTCGAGCGGCCAGCGCTCGGAGCGCAGCTTCGGTGCGGGATCGTTGCGGGCGACAAGGGCCTGGCTGTTCGTCTTCACGCGCCCTTCATGGCCCTTCAGCCGACGGCGATTGCGTTCCTGGACCTGGCTCTTGAGGCCCGATGGTAGATTGATGCGGTGATGATCGGTCATATCATGCCTCCCGTGGAAGCTGTGGGGAGCGCGCCCGCCGGGACGAGCGGCATCTTGGCGCTCCTAAATTATTCCGGCTTGCCCGCCCGGCGACCATCGGCCCGGCCTTTCGGCATATCCGTGTCGCCCGGTTTCGGTCAGCTCTCAGGCCTCGGCACCGATCTTCTCAGCGCCGCCGCCACTGCCTGATAGCGTTCCTCGTCATATTCGCGCTGGGGCCATGTGATGTAGCGTTGGTCATCCGGCCGTGATGCTCCTTCGGCCCATGACCTATGCTGGAGCTCAATACGATAATGCGGCGGCAAGTTGTCGTTGACGCAGTCGAACAGCCGCTGTGCCAGATGCCAATCTTCGAGCACCATTTCCTTATATTTGGCGTTGGCTGGATCTCGATATCGCTCGGCGAGGGCGGCGACCTCCTCCTGTTGACGAGCAAGGTAATCGAGCTGCTCGTCCCATTCCCGCTTCTCCTCTTCGGTTTCGGGACCACAGATGTACACGCTGCACGTCCGATTATCCGCAATGATATCGTTGGGATGAGGGAGTAGCTCAGGCTCAGGCAGCCCTTTCCTTCGCGCTTCCGCAATGGCGGCTGCGCCTTCGAACTTATAGCGAAACCAGGTCTCGTTGAATTTGTGCCTGACTTCGTTACGCTCGCGTTCCGCTGCCATAACGTAATTGAGGAAATCGCGTCGGGCGAAGCGATTGCCTTTGAGAGCCTCCCTTCCCACAACACGCAGCACGCCTTGAATTGTCGGCAATTCGGTACTCGTATCGCCTTGGCTCACGGAGACCGGGCGATAAGCTTCCTCGGTGAGGAGGAACTTGGTGAGTTCTGTTCCCTCAATAAATTGAGATGGATGGTAAGGCGGTACCTTCTTGGGCTTCGGGCCGTTCGGATTTCCCGACTGGCCCTTTTTCCATTGGCTGTGCGCGGGAGGCCTGCAATATCCGAGGGGATAATCGCCCGTCGGCGTGCACTTGGCGTTGTATTTTTTAGTCATAGTTACTCACAACAAAAAATATTTTATCTCAGCATTCGATCATGGACCGGCCGAGATTTATCACATTTATTGGTGAGTGAGCCCCTTCATATTATCGGTATAATCTTGAGTCAAGCGATCCCTGCTTCAAAAACCCTCTTCCTATGGAAAAATCCGGACCGGATGACACCCCTCCCATTCTTTGACTTACGCCCTCTCCGGTCATGACTTACGCCCTCTCCGGTCATGACTTACGCCCGGCCGCTTTTAGACTTACGCCCGCTCTCATTGTCAATTTTCGCTCTGCAGGCAGGCTCTTTTTACCTGCCGCATCGACGGCAGTTCCTTGAGCAGCCGCTCCATATTCCCTGCCAGGCGAGCAGGGAAATCCTGTCGTTGCTCCCCGGAATCCGGACTGTTTGAGACTTCCGATTGGGGCAAATCAGCTGCGAAAAGTCGACAATTCCCTGCCAGACATGTCGTGGCAGGGAATTGTCGAGCGAGACGCTTTAGGTTCTGACTGCCTCGTGAGCCATTTTTCTCACGCTATGACGGCCAATCCGAGACCGTCGCCGAAAAGCGAGAATCCTCCCTATTTTCCGTGGGTTTGCACCAGGCACTTTCGAGCGCGTCGGCGCAGAGACGCATTTGGCCATTCGATATGCGCCAAATGGGGGCAAGTCTCCGAGGGCCCGTTTAGTGACACTGGGAATGGCCGACGGGCTTCCAGATGAGGCTCAACAAAAGAAGGGGCAGCGCCGGAGCGCCGCCCCATGGCTTCGAGCTGCTGGAGGTCAGCTGAAGCCGAGCATAGACTTTTGCTGCTTCCAGTCCATCGGCAGATCCGAGGTCCGCATCAGCTTGCGCGCCGACACTGTTGCCGGCTGCGATCCCTCCATGATGGCCGTGACGATCTCAGGCCCCAGGAAAGCGAAGCGCGCCAGCCGGGCCAGATGGTTGCGGGCATAATAATCCAGGTCCGACGCGATGGTCGGCGGCCTGCCGTCGAGCCCGAGCATGCGCCTCGCCTGATGCGCCTTGACGATCAGTTCGACCAGCTTGGGATCACGCCGCGATGACGATGCCGATGCATCGAACTGAATGGTCAACTTCACATCGGTGCCGCGCCGTACCATCAGCGTCGGAATGGCGAGCTTGACGACCTCCTGATCTGAATCGAGCTGCCCGATCCCCAGTCGCCTTCCCAACGCTGCGTGATCGATCTTCGCCTCGATGCGGTCGGCATGGACCATGACCTGCAGCGACAGATCCAAGAGCAGCGCCCGCTGGTCCGACGGAGCCATGGTCGAGATGTTTCGATGCAGCAGCGCTGCGGAGCGCAGCAGGTCGGCGGTCTCGTATCCCTCGCCGCCATGCTGCGGGTAGAGCAAGGTCAACTGCGCTCGATCTCCGATGAGCCGTTGTAGGCTTTCGACGACCGCCTTCTCGATGTCGCGCGCAGCGATCCGGATCGGTCTAGCATGCGGCCCCTCCCCTTCATTGACCGAGTTGTAATAGCGATAACGGACATCACCACGGCTGGCATGGCTCGGGGCCATCCGTCGACCTTCGCCATCACGGATCATCCCGGCCAGCAGACTGACCTCGTTGACATTGGCCTGATGACGGCGCTCGATGCGATTGGAGGCGAGCTTGTCCTGGACCGCTTCAGAGTTCATCATCGATGATGGATGCATGCTCACCACGATGGGCTTCACCCTTATGAACGACGACGCCGCGGTACAACTCGTTGCCGAGAATATGATACAAGGCGCCGGGGGTGATCGGCATCCGGCAGCTTTGTGTTCTGTGTTCGGTCCGGGTAGGCCGCCTTGCTGTCGCGCGACGGCCGAAGGCCGGTATGTTCCATGAAGCGCAGCGAGCGCTCGGCCTTGCCGATGATGTCGCACGCAAAGGACTGCGATTGCGCCAACGAATCGCTGATAAAATGATCCGGCGCGACCATGCGCATCCAAGCTTTTATAAGCTGCCCCCAGCGGATATCGTAACCTCGATGCCCGTTGGCGTGCGTGCCGGAAAAGTCACACTAGAGGCCGTTGTCGTCGTCAACGCAGACGGCTCCTTTGCTCAATGTGATGTGGCCATGCCGTCTCCTTCGAGCTTTTGAACGCCAAAGCCTGCGAACTGGCGACAGAGACCAGCAAACCGGCTCCAGTGCGCGGGGCGGATGGCAGCCCTGTCAGAGGTATACGATCATAT is part of the Rhizorhabdus wittichii RW1 genome and harbors:
- a CDS encoding NADH:flavin oxidoreductase/NADH oxidase (PFAM: NADH:flavin oxidoreductase/NADH oxidase), whose product is MGAVSWSSEIDRPEDRHRIMMRRGSLDQSQARAVLSAPLTINSVTLPNRIVMGPMAANSPEPDGRPGDQTVAFFERRARGGVGMIIAGGVNSTRRSYEETWFRPLLRLETDEFLPEFRKVADAVHAHDIPLIAEIMPGFGRMGVPGKTRPIISASPMNVVIPEQNFPNGVIVPGGRSTPVPDEASIAEIEAFEQEMILTAERAMRAGWDGVEVAAHMSYFASSFLSPRTNWRTDRYGGSVENRARFLVNIVAGIRRKLGNHFVVGLRIIANDYMEPSPGPEGFAAIAKKVEEAGIDYVALSTGCYERMADSAPMVDGALIDSGDAMIFKKALSVPVLLQGLHDPMNAARAIAEGHGDAVMLARQMLADPDYARKATDGDFEKIVRCDRGNYCMRRLVLGMPIRCKLNPQMGRESRRGAVPPPDRLIKAPIEQAVLAATGSPTLMGIAGKFVRKSH
- a CDS encoding alpha/beta hydrolase fold (PFAM: alpha/beta hydrolase fold) yields the protein MASSPTRYEPFGAKAADGVSLTGYVAGAPDGPAIVLLHPIGFDGRFWRAVVDRLQDRFRLIVPDARGHGGSGRGGETSIEQLAGDVEAILDHLGVDRAAVAGCSMGSATSMHLGAAVPDRWTWLALANAPAKIPLPRERFEEVIAAARAGRFAEIARDMLGRWVAPETRRLRPEWFTERLSDMLDTDAEGFADAFAALRDSDRRDDLGRIRAATLVITGDQDGGFSAADAESMALAVPHGRSCTVSSAAHLVPLEQPEAFASRLRDFDERVSELPIEKRPV
- a CDS encoding TonB-dependent receptor (PFAM: TonB-dependent receptor; TonB-dependent receptor, plug) is translated as MKLRSLFAASTAVGGAWLWLMASPAFAQDNRPATGDAAGAVAAEADPSDNGGLGEIVVTAQRRSENLQRAAIAITAVPAEALVRLGVSDTNQITRVAPALQVSTLAGTSTQLYLRGVGNFTTNSLSDAAVSVNLDGVAIARSSAIQGFFYDLERIEVLKGPQGTLYGRNATGGAVNIITAKPVFGETSGYVNAEYGNFDAKKLTAALNIGVDERSAIRVSGYFSNHDGYYSDGTSDDRTRAGRIQFASQLTDTFKLTLGADVAHVGGRGAGATVNGLDRDKRIGLADAPAQAIFGSSFSFLAGNFLHPLPNDAYSDNTYFGFYAQADINTPIGTLTILPAYRRADIDTLGYGGGFAFLEGLKADQTTIEARLASDGDAPLSYIVGLYYLGEHAVERANFNQQYFAAYGLFDSNTDSYAGFGRLTYKVTDSFRLTGGLRYTIDDKRALIDSYNPIVVCPAVFAGGNCIGNTPALPVQSLVPSSLILPNGDPIPVLPWGTAGAIIQDSRPVLTPSKKFKKLTYRVGVEYDLGPQSLLYASYETGFKSGGFFSSIDNPVYQPETINAITLGSKNRFLNNRLQVNIEGFWWNYKNQQVSHFRLNSQGGTEFVTENVGKSRIRGFEVEVRGRLGGGTTVSGTVQYLDAKYRNFTYANPSNLGPPVTGCAFAPNGDGSQFIVNCSGRRAINAPELSLTGGIEQIFDLGDSSRIVINLDGRYQSKIFTGFEQLPQQSQKGYFMADAQVSLELRNPGITISGFVNNLTDRNVVSFSTPHPRASQLVVESLRPPRTYGVRVGYKF
- a CDS encoding transcriptional regulator, XRE family (PFAM: helix-turn-helix domain protein), with the translated sequence MRRLREEKGWSQEAYADEAGIHRTYISDIERGARNPTVKVVEKLAAPFGVPAGQLID
- a CDS encoding DNA methylase N-4/N-6 domain protein (PFAM: DNA methylase N-4/N-6 domain protein~SMART: ParB domain protein nuclease); this encodes MTDHHRINLPSGLKSQVQERNRRRLKGHEGRVKTNSQALVARNDPAPKLRSERWPLDRLKDADRRTRRTSPAQLERVMRSVSQLGFLKPVIISADGKIVDGHILVEVARRMGLPDIACVIIDHLSPEELRLARIALNRIQETGEWDLDELSVELEELQLVDLDLVLTGFDPGELDLILDEEPALASVDEHVPERPRMPVSEPGDLWLLDGHRLLCGDALDPGSYALLLDGRTIDGVFSDPPYNIKIEGVVSGLGRTRHKDFAMGVGEMSDDQFRTFLGDYLLRCREHASPGAVIFACMDWRQVDLLMLAGRDAGFHRINKAVWHKGSGGMGSLYRSAYEEVVVFCTEPTLATNNVLLGKNGRNRTNLWTYAGASRKGSSAGKALADHPTPKPVELVVDALQDVTKRGDLVFDPFMGSGTTLVAAQAVGRIACGIELDPGYVDVAILRWQQMTGKPAIHAESGKTFEEVGLDRSNRDGAIEAAE